One window from the genome of Rhabdothermincola sediminis encodes:
- a CDS encoding OB-fold nucleic acid binding domain-containing protein, whose amino-acid sequence MPSVSKIRQRLTASVQQLDQARLQERYQGLGLTPIGEAPLREPVRVGGEIQESRLVPRAGSPAVEVTISDGTGRATGVFTGRKVLHGVTLGRGMVLEGVARTERGRLVLLNPAYTLL is encoded by the coding sequence GTGCCCTCGGTCTCGAAGATCCGCCAACGCCTCACCGCCAGCGTCCAGCAGCTCGACCAGGCCCGCCTGCAGGAGCGCTACCAGGGTCTGGGCCTCACACCGATCGGGGAGGCCCCGCTGCGCGAGCCGGTGCGGGTGGGCGGGGAGATCCAGGAGTCGCGCCTGGTCCCACGCGCTGGCTCCCCGGCCGTTGAGGTCACCATCAGCGACGGCACCGGCCGGGCCACGGGAGTGTTCACCGGCCGCAAGGTTCTCCACGGCGTCACCCTCGGGCGCGGCATGGTCCTGGAGGGGGTGGCTCGCACCGAGCGGGGCCGGCTGGTGCTGCTCAACCCGGCCTACACCTTGCTGTGA
- a CDS encoding TFIIB-type zinc ribbon-containing protein: MRCPAGCDATLVMAERQGIEIDYCPSCRGVWLDRGELDKIIERSHTAGAPTSPSAGAPLPPPPPATGWREPYVTTRPYGAPGSPPPGYGRRKRRGFLDELFDF, translated from the coding sequence ATGAGATGTCCCGCCGGATGCGACGCCACGCTCGTGATGGCCGAGCGGCAAGGGATCGAGATCGACTACTGCCCGAGCTGCCGCGGCGTCTGGCTCGACCGCGGGGAGCTCGACAAGATCATCGAGCGCAGTCACACCGCCGGCGCGCCGACCTCGCCTTCGGCGGGCGCACCGCTCCCACCACCACCGCCCGCGACGGGATGGCGGGAGCCGTACGTAACCACCCGACCCTACGGTGCACCGGGGTCGCCGCCGCCGGGCTATGGGCGCCGGAAGCGCAGGGGCTTCCTCGATGAGCTGTTTGATTTCTGA
- a CDS encoding APC family permease → MYSALKRLIVGPPIASTEEAHTRLGRPTALTVFASDAISSTAYATEEILLVLVPVVGMVALNSLVPISLVVALLLTIVITSYRQTIYAYPSGGGSYVVSRENLGVLPSLVAGASLLVDYILTVAVSVSAGIAAITSAFSELLPYRVTLCLIAIAVMTLANLRGAKESGKLFAPPVYTYIVSLALLIGYGLYEIFLRDLPPMEENVSSLVELARQHGTAIGSDGLPMFSSLGMLLLLRAFSSGAVALTGIEAISNGVPAFKKPESHNAATTLIAMGLILGTAFMGLSVVAHNLKPTVSEEETLLSIMGRYLYLDGPSSIGDLGNVLYYVLQFSTFAILILAANTAFADFPRVSSIIAGDGYLPRQLTNRGDRLVFSNGIILLALVAGILIVAFGGVTSALIPLYAVGVFTGFTLSQAGMVLHHRRVREKGWRRNQVINAVGALATFVVLLVVVVSKFAIGAWIPVLLIPIIVTMFRAIHRHYVRVATAISVPEGYRSKRHRHTVIVLVGQVHRGVLDAITYARSLAPDRLMAVTVVHDEEQQQRLQKQWEEYDIPVELRTIYSPYRELAGPVMAFIDELDREWPDDIITVVVPEFVLSHWWEQLLHNQSALVLRTRLRMRPNTVVTAVPIHLYERAEERY, encoded by the coding sequence ATGTACTCAGCTCTCAAACGCCTGATCGTCGGTCCTCCCATCGCGAGCACCGAGGAGGCGCACACCCGCCTCGGTCGGCCGACCGCGCTGACGGTGTTCGCGTCGGACGCCATCTCCTCCACCGCCTACGCGACGGAGGAGATCCTGCTGGTCCTGGTTCCCGTGGTCGGCATGGTCGCCCTGAACAGCCTGGTGCCGATCTCCCTCGTCGTCGCCCTCCTGCTGACGATCGTGATCACCAGCTACCGGCAGACGATCTACGCCTACCCGAGTGGAGGCGGCTCGTACGTCGTCAGCCGGGAGAACCTCGGTGTGCTCCCCTCGCTCGTCGCCGGCGCGTCGCTGCTCGTCGACTACATCCTGACGGTCGCGGTCTCGGTGTCGGCGGGGATCGCCGCCATCACCTCCGCGTTCTCCGAGCTGCTCCCGTACCGGGTCACGCTCTGCCTCATCGCCATCGCGGTGATGACGCTGGCGAACCTCCGTGGCGCGAAGGAGTCCGGCAAGCTCTTCGCGCCGCCCGTCTACACCTACATCGTCAGCCTCGCCCTGCTGATCGGCTACGGGCTCTACGAGATCTTCCTGCGGGACCTGCCACCCATGGAGGAGAACGTCTCCTCGCTGGTCGAGCTGGCTCGACAGCACGGGACCGCCATCGGCTCCGATGGCCTCCCGATGTTCAGCAGCCTTGGCATGCTCCTGCTGTTGCGCGCCTTCTCCTCGGGTGCGGTGGCCCTGACCGGTATCGAGGCCATCTCCAACGGTGTCCCCGCCTTCAAGAAGCCCGAGTCGCACAACGCTGCGACGACCCTGATCGCGATGGGGCTCATCCTCGGTACGGCATTCATGGGATTGTCCGTAGTGGCTCACAACCTCAAGCCCACGGTGAGCGAGGAGGAGACCCTCCTGTCGATCATGGGCCGCTACCTCTACCTCGACGGGCCGAGCAGCATCGGGGACCTGGGCAACGTCTTGTACTACGTGCTCCAGTTCTCGACCTTCGCCATCCTGATCCTCGCGGCCAACACCGCCTTCGCGGACTTCCCGCGGGTGTCGTCGATCATCGCGGGTGACGGCTACCTCCCCCGGCAGCTCACCAACCGCGGGGACCGGCTGGTCTTCTCGAACGGCATCATCCTGCTCGCCCTGGTGGCGGGCATCCTGATCGTGGCCTTCGGTGGCGTCACCAGCGCCCTGATCCCCCTCTATGCCGTCGGGGTCTTCACGGGCTTCACACTCTCGCAAGCGGGCATGGTGCTCCACCACCGGCGGGTGCGCGAAAAGGGATGGCGACGGAACCAGGTGATCAATGCGGTCGGCGCCCTGGCGACGTTCGTGGTGCTCCTGGTCGTGGTGGTGTCGAAGTTCGCGATCGGCGCCTGGATCCCGGTGCTGCTGATCCCGATCATCGTCACGATGTTCAGGGCCATCCACCGCCACTACGTGCGGGTCGCCACCGCCATCTCGGTCCCCGAGGGCTACCGCTCGAAGCGCCACCGCCACACCGTCATCGTCCTGGTCGGCCAGGTGCATCGCGGGGTGCTCGATGCCATCACCTATGCGCGATCCCTCGCGCCCGACCGGCTGATGGCGGTCACCGTCGTCCACGACGAGGAGCAGCAACAGCGCCTCCAGAAACAGTGGGAGGAATACGACATCCCGGTTGAGCTACGCACCATCTACTCCCCCTACCGGGAACTGGCGGGGCCGGTGATGGCGTTCATCGACGAGCTCGATCGGGAGTGGCCCGACGACATCATCACGGTCGTGGTGCCCGAGTTCGTCCTGAGCCACTGGTGGGAGCAGCTTCTCCACAACCAGAGCGCGCTCGTGTTGCGCACCAGGTTGCGCATGCGGCCGAACACCGTTGTGACTGCGGTGCCGATCCACCTCTACGAGCGTGCGGAGGAACGGTACTGA
- a CDS encoding potassium channel family protein: protein MRVVIAGGGNVGTYIAGELHRAGHEVLIVEVDPRRVDQARSAGEPAGVEWLQADACEISELVRAEPGRADVVVAVTGDDEDNLVISLLAKQEFGVPRVVARVNNPSNEWLFNESWGVDLSVSTPHLLTALVEEALTVGSLVRLLSFAGGRVRLSEVTLADVSPACGKEIVDLDLPRDSTVVAVLRQDHVVVPRGDTTLYAGDEVVVLVTDESEAQVRQVLIGT, encoded by the coding sequence ATGCGGGTGGTCATCGCGGGTGGGGGGAACGTGGGCACCTACATCGCTGGGGAGCTGCACCGGGCGGGCCACGAGGTGCTGATCGTGGAGGTCGACCCCCGCCGAGTCGATCAGGCCCGCTCCGCCGGTGAGCCGGCGGGCGTCGAATGGCTCCAGGCCGACGCCTGCGAGATCTCCGAGCTGGTCCGGGCCGAGCCGGGTCGCGCGGACGTGGTGGTGGCGGTCACGGGCGACGACGAGGACAACCTGGTCATTTCCCTGCTGGCCAAGCAGGAGTTCGGCGTGCCCCGTGTCGTGGCCCGCGTCAACAACCCCTCCAACGAGTGGTTGTTCAACGAGAGTTGGGGGGTGGACCTCTCGGTCTCCACGCCGCACCTGCTCACGGCGCTGGTCGAGGAGGCGCTCACGGTAGGGAGCCTGGTACGCCTGCTGTCGTTCGCCGGCGGCCGGGTCCGTTTGTCCGAGGTCACCCTGGCCGACGTCTCACCGGCTTGTGGGAAGGAGATCGTCGATCTGGACCTGCCCCGCGACTCCACGGTCGTCGCGGTCCTCCGCCAGGATCACGTGGTGGTGCCACGGGGTGACACCACGTTGTACGCGGGAGACGAAGTCGTGGTGCTGGTGACGGACGAGAGCGAAGCTCAGGTTCGCCAGGTGCTCATCGGCACCTGA
- a CDS encoding potassium channel family protein produces the protein MHVVVVGCGRVGSGLAAALEDEGHSVAVVDRRPEAFTRLPEGFRGATVVGVGFDRERLQRAGIERAGAVAAVTSGDNSNIVVARVAREAFGIERVVARIYDQRRAAIYERLGIPTVATVQWTIDRVLRRVLPDSPNVEWVDPSASVCLVERSVPEAWAGQPVAALEVPGSARITAVTRLGKAMLGESGFVLQDGDVVWATCAGDGIDRFDEHLEAGPNGGGR, from the coding sequence GTGCACGTTGTGGTCGTCGGATGCGGGCGAGTGGGGTCAGGATTGGCCGCGGCGCTCGAGGACGAGGGCCATTCGGTCGCCGTCGTGGACCGCCGTCCGGAGGCGTTCACCCGGCTCCCGGAGGGGTTCCGCGGCGCCACCGTCGTCGGGGTCGGGTTCGACCGGGAGCGGCTACAGCGAGCCGGCATCGAACGGGCGGGCGCGGTGGCGGCGGTCACGAGCGGTGACAACTCCAACATCGTCGTGGCCAGGGTGGCCCGGGAGGCGTTCGGCATCGAGCGGGTGGTGGCCCGCATCTACGACCAGCGGCGCGCCGCGATCTACGAGCGGCTGGGCATCCCCACCGTGGCCACCGTGCAGTGGACGATCGACCGGGTGCTACGTCGTGTGCTTCCCGATTCGCCGAACGTCGAGTGGGTCGATCCGTCGGCCAGCGTGTGCCTCGTGGAGCGTTCGGTCCCCGAGGCGTGGGCAGGTCAACCGGTCGCAGCACTCGAGGTGCCTGGGTCTGCCCGGATCACGGCCGTGACCCGCCTGGGCAAGGCGATGCTCGGGGAATCGGGCTTCGTGCTCCAGGACGGCGATGTGGTGTGGGCGACCTGTGCCGGCGACGGCATCGACCGGTTCGACGAGCACCTCGAAGCCGGGCCGAATGGAGGTGGCCGGTGA
- a CDS encoding cation-translocating P-type ATPase, with the protein MPTLRAADREIHALDAAAVASALGVDLGTGPSNAEVDRRRAAVGPNRLDEPAVRPAWLRFLDQFRSGIVYILVVAAVVAGAVGDLKDPIVIGAVLALNAVLGYVQEAKASSAMAALKKMLVTRVRVRRDGQVREVDAEELVPGDVALLEAGDRVPADGRVVVAVNAAVDESALTGESTPVDKQTAPLPEGDVPVADRSNCVFMNATVVRGRIEMVVTETGMRTEIGRVAALLRVGEPPPTPLQRQLDALSRRLALIAIVAVSAVFALRIAQGDALGDAALGAVALAVAAIPEGLPAVVTVTLALGVSQMARQGAIVKRLHSVETLGSTSVICTDKTGTLTLNRMTVREVVAEDQPHALLLGALCSDASITDGQTIGEPTEAAILEGAAARGIDVAAERARWPRVGELPFDSGTKFMATYHLQPGAGSVTLVVKGAPDVLLERSSSSPGQRERVLDDHARLAAEGLRVLAVATRSLPASEVLDDGGAVADPSRWVEDGLEVVGLYGIVDPPRPEAKDAVARCQRAGIDVKMITGDHASTAGAIAGELGIRGRVVTGVELSAMSDQELARSIDGIGVCARVSPEHKVRVVEALQANDRVVAMTGDGVNDAAALQRADIGVAMGITGTEVTKDAGDMVLTDDNFATIVGAVERGRAIYDNIVKFVRFQVTTNLGAISTILGASLLGLPVPFTPIQVLWVNLIADGPPAMTLGVDPADRDVMARAPRPVGAAILDPRRVARLVFLALVMAAGVLGLYAAAEPRWGRAVALTMTFTTFVFFQMFNVFNARREERSVFSRYSLANWRLWASVGIVVVLQLLAVRWGPLQSLFATETLTAGQLLLCAAVASTVIWAEEARKLTIRLARRTAR; encoded by the coding sequence GTGCCCACGCTCCGCGCTGCTGACCGCGAGATCCACGCCCTCGACGCTGCGGCGGTGGCCTCCGCGCTCGGGGTCGACCTCGGCACCGGGCCCAGCAACGCCGAAGTCGATCGCCGCCGCGCCGCGGTGGGGCCGAACCGCCTCGACGAGCCGGCGGTACGTCCCGCGTGGTTGCGGTTCCTCGACCAGTTCCGCAGCGGCATCGTCTACATCCTCGTCGTGGCCGCGGTCGTCGCCGGTGCAGTTGGGGACCTCAAGGACCCGATCGTCATCGGAGCGGTCCTCGCCCTGAACGCCGTGCTCGGCTACGTCCAAGAGGCCAAGGCGAGCTCCGCCATGGCGGCACTGAAGAAGATGCTGGTGACCCGAGTTCGGGTGCGGCGCGACGGCCAGGTGCGGGAAGTCGACGCCGAGGAGCTGGTCCCCGGGGATGTGGCGCTCCTCGAGGCGGGTGATCGTGTCCCGGCCGACGGCCGGGTGGTGGTGGCGGTGAACGCCGCGGTGGACGAGTCTGCGCTCACCGGCGAATCGACACCGGTCGACAAGCAGACCGCGCCCCTGCCCGAGGGGGACGTCCCGGTCGCCGATCGGAGCAACTGCGTGTTCATGAACGCCACCGTGGTGCGGGGCCGCATCGAGATGGTGGTCACCGAGACGGGCATGCGCACCGAGATCGGCCGCGTCGCAGCGCTGCTGCGGGTCGGGGAGCCGCCACCCACCCCGTTGCAGCGTCAGCTCGACGCGCTCAGCCGGAGGCTGGCGCTCATCGCCATCGTCGCCGTGAGCGCGGTGTTCGCCCTTCGTATCGCTCAGGGTGACGCCTTGGGCGACGCGGCGCTGGGAGCGGTGGCGCTCGCGGTGGCCGCCATCCCCGAAGGGCTGCCGGCGGTGGTGACCGTCACCCTCGCGCTCGGTGTGTCGCAGATGGCCAGGCAGGGTGCGATCGTCAAGCGCCTGCACTCGGTGGAGACGCTGGGCTCGACGTCGGTGATCTGCACGGACAAGACCGGCACGCTCACCCTCAACCGGATGACCGTTCGAGAGGTCGTGGCTGAGGACCAGCCGCACGCGTTGCTCCTCGGCGCGCTGTGCAGTGACGCATCGATCACCGACGGTCAGACCATCGGCGAGCCCACGGAGGCCGCCATCCTCGAGGGGGCCGCGGCCCGTGGTATCGACGTCGCGGCCGAGCGCGCCCGCTGGCCCCGCGTCGGCGAGTTGCCGTTCGACTCGGGTACCAAGTTCATGGCCACGTACCACCTCCAGCCAGGCGCCGGGTCGGTGACCCTGGTGGTCAAGGGAGCACCCGACGTGTTGCTCGAGCGTTCCTCGTCGAGTCCGGGCCAGCGCGAGCGGGTGCTGGATGACCACGCGCGGCTCGCGGCCGAGGGCCTTCGAGTCCTGGCGGTGGCCACCAGGTCGCTCCCTGCGTCGGAGGTGCTCGATGACGGTGGCGCGGTGGCCGACCCCAGCCGATGGGTGGAGGACGGTCTCGAGGTCGTCGGGCTGTACGGCATCGTCGACCCGCCACGTCCCGAAGCGAAGGACGCCGTCGCCCGCTGCCAGCGCGCCGGTATCGACGTCAAGATGATCACCGGCGACCACGCCTCGACCGCGGGAGCCATCGCCGGGGAGCTGGGGATCAGGGGTCGGGTGGTGACCGGCGTCGAGCTGTCGGCGATGTCCGACCAGGAGCTGGCACGGTCGATCGACGGCATCGGCGTGTGCGCCCGGGTGTCACCCGAGCACAAGGTCCGCGTGGTGGAGGCCCTGCAGGCCAACGATCGGGTCGTGGCCATGACCGGCGACGGGGTGAACGACGCCGCGGCCCTCCAGCGGGCGGACATCGGTGTGGCCATGGGCATCACGGGCACGGAGGTGACCAAGGACGCCGGCGACATGGTGCTCACCGACGACAACTTCGCCACCATCGTCGGCGCCGTGGAGCGAGGTCGGGCCATCTACGACAACATCGTGAAGTTCGTGCGCTTCCAGGTCACGACGAACCTCGGTGCGATCAGCACCATCCTCGGTGCCAGCCTGCTCGGACTGCCCGTGCCCTTCACCCCGATCCAGGTGTTGTGGGTGAACCTGATCGCCGACGGCCCGCCCGCCATGACCCTCGGGGTGGACCCAGCCGACCGTGACGTGATGGCGCGGGCCCCGAGGCCCGTCGGGGCGGCCATCCTCGACCCGCGGCGGGTCGCCCGGTTGGTCTTCCTCGCCCTGGTGATGGCCGCCGGGGTCCTCGGCCTGTATGCCGCCGCCGAGCCCCGATGGGGTCGAGCGGTGGCGCTGACCATGACCTTCACGACGTTCGTGTTCTTCCAGATGTTCAACGTCTTCAACGCTCGCCGCGAGGAGCGCAGCGTGTTCAGCCGGTATTCACTGGCCAACTGGCGGCTGTGGGCCAGCGTCGGGATCGTCGTCGTCCTGCAGCTGCTCGCCGTGCGTTGGGGGCCGCTGCAGAGCCTGTTCGCCACGGAGACCCTCACCGCAGGCCAGCTCCTGCTCTGCGCCGCCGTGGCGTCGACCGTCATCTGGGCCGAGGAAGCCCGCAAGCTCACCATCCGACTCGCCAGGAGGACCGCACGATGA
- a CDS encoding ferritin-like domain-containing protein — MSDRELIGRDEANDVDAIVTAALQHPYVGSVHVVRDNADAIFTWDYEKGARPGLHKLYEKAKNAQWNGETDLPWDTDVDQEALTVQVAGAEPNWEFAGLDVTGTPLEKWTSKEWIRWNIEQQNWTLSQFMHGEQGALLCTAKIVETVPWIDAKYYAATQVMDEARHVEVFAKYLDTKLSGHYPLNAHLGMLLDDILEDSRWDMTYLGMQIMVEGLALAAFGFMHALTPEPLLKQLLRYVMSDEARHVAFGVLSLKEYYAELSDAELRERQEFAFEAALRMRDRLLAVEVWDRMGIDPRLAIGRFKGDRLEDPFQLMLFSKIVPNCKKLGLLDAGGGWLRDRFTEIGVIQFEDWVDTTNEYESLDELAKDRAAAASRPA; from the coding sequence ATGTCGGATCGGGAACTCATCGGGCGTGACGAAGCCAACGATGTGGACGCCATCGTCACCGCTGCGCTCCAGCACCCCTACGTCGGTTCGGTGCACGTGGTGCGCGACAACGCGGATGCCATCTTCACCTGGGACTACGAGAAGGGCGCCCGGCCCGGCCTCCACAAGCTCTACGAGAAGGCCAAGAACGCCCAGTGGAACGGGGAGACGGATCTCCCCTGGGACACCGACGTCGACCAGGAGGCCCTGACGGTCCAGGTCGCGGGCGCCGAGCCGAACTGGGAGTTCGCCGGCCTCGACGTCACCGGCACCCCGCTGGAGAAGTGGACCAGCAAGGAGTGGATCCGCTGGAACATCGAGCAGCAGAACTGGACGCTGAGCCAGTTCATGCACGGTGAGCAAGGGGCCCTGCTCTGCACGGCCAAGATCGTCGAGACGGTGCCGTGGATCGATGCGAAGTACTACGCGGCCACGCAGGTGATGGACGAGGCTCGCCACGTCGAGGTCTTCGCCAAGTACCTGGACACGAAGCTCTCGGGCCATTACCCCCTGAACGCCCATCTCGGGATGCTGCTCGACGACATCCTCGAGGACAGCCGCTGGGACATGACCTACCTGGGCATGCAGATCATGGTCGAAGGCCTGGCGCTGGCCGCGTTCGGCTTCATGCACGCCCTCACCCCCGAACCGCTGCTCAAGCAACTCCTCCGCTACGTGATGAGCGACGAAGCCCGCCACGTGGCCTTCGGGGTGCTGTCGCTCAAGGAGTACTACGCGGAGCTCTCCGATGCCGAGCTGCGGGAGCGACAGGAGTTCGCGTTCGAGGCTGCGCTGCGGATGCGGGATCGGCTGCTCGCGGTCGAGGTGTGGGACCGCATGGGCATCGACCCTCGGTTGGCGATCGGTCGCTTCAAGGGTGATCGGCTGGAAGACCCCTTCCAGCTCATGCTCTTCTCGAAGATCGTGCCCAACTGCAAGAAGCTCGGGCTGCTCGATGCTGGTGGCGGTTGGCTGCGGGACCGCTTCACCGAGATCGGCGTCATCCAGTTCGAGGACTGGGTCGACACCACCAACGAGTACGAGTCGCTCGACGAGCTCGCCAAGGATCGCGCCGCAGCCGCCTCGCGGCCGGCCTGA